A part of Anaerolineales bacterium genomic DNA contains:
- a CDS encoding multidrug ABC transporter ATP-binding protein, with amino-acid sequence MNDVLKLLKYAKPYWRRAVVALVLLSTLVIFDLWIPTLVKKIINQGINQQNQAVVIQTSLMMLGISLASFLIAVGNNITSVQVSENYGRDLRDAIFSKIQTFSYGNLDRMKTGQLIVRLTSDSGAVQRLVQISLRIGTRAPLLMIGSLILMFYTSPTLALWIVPLLIVTSIVIVFFIGRMEPLFLSVQQKLDRLNNVLQENIAGARIVKAFVRADFENRRFETTNEGFTEQSVKVMRFMSTMSPALTVFVNFGVVIVIGVGGLKAINGTMTTGEIVAFTNYLTTTMVPLVMMTQLSQVWANGIASAKRVNQVLDVEPEVQDVPGALSMPAKTPGRVVFENVSFHYNGSGDEPVLTDVNITAEAGQTIAILGATGSGKTSLVNLIPRLYDPSNGQVTIDGVNIRELKQESLLENIAIVPQESVLFSGTVRDNIRYGRPTATDEEVIAAAKVAQAHDFIMELAKGYDSHVEQRGANFSGGQKQRLAIARALLLKPRVLIMDDSTSAVDVETETRIQQALEDQEYKHTTFMVAQRISTVLNADKIIVMDEGRLVAQGTHKELMKTSRIYREIYDSQLGSGNHSMRALSPELEEVPQ; translated from the coding sequence ATGAATGACGTTCTCAAGTTACTCAAATATGCAAAACCTTACTGGCGCCGGGCAGTGGTGGCTTTAGTGTTGCTTTCCACCCTGGTGATTTTTGACCTGTGGATCCCCACGCTGGTGAAGAAGATCATCAATCAAGGGATCAACCAGCAAAACCAGGCTGTGGTCATCCAGACATCGCTGATGATGCTGGGTATATCACTGGCGAGTTTTCTCATTGCGGTTGGTAACAATATCACCTCCGTACAGGTAAGCGAGAATTATGGACGCGACCTGCGGGATGCTATCTTCTCCAAGATCCAGACTTTCTCATATGGAAATCTCGACCGGATGAAAACCGGCCAGCTGATCGTCCGGTTGACGAGTGACTCGGGGGCAGTCCAGCGCCTGGTACAGATTTCGCTGCGTATTGGCACCCGCGCTCCGTTGCTGATGATCGGTAGTCTGATCCTGATGTTTTACACCAGCCCAACCCTGGCGCTGTGGATCGTCCCACTATTAATTGTGACGTCTATTGTGATCGTCTTTTTCATTGGCCGGATGGAGCCGCTTTTCCTCAGTGTGCAGCAGAAGCTCGACCGGCTGAACAACGTCTTGCAGGAGAACATCGCCGGAGCACGCATCGTGAAAGCTTTTGTGCGGGCCGATTTCGAAAACCGGCGCTTTGAGACTACCAATGAAGGCTTTACAGAACAGTCTGTGAAGGTGATGCGCTTTATGTCTACCATGTCACCCGCGCTGACTGTTTTTGTGAACTTCGGGGTGGTGATTGTCATCGGTGTGGGAGGGTTAAAAGCCATCAACGGGACGATGACCACCGGCGAAATTGTGGCGTTCACCAATTACCTCACCACCACTATGGTGCCCCTGGTGATGATGACCCAGCTTTCGCAAGTCTGGGCAAACGGCATCGCTTCAGCTAAAAGGGTCAACCAGGTGTTGGATGTCGAACCGGAAGTCCAGGATGTGCCAGGAGCATTAAGCATGCCTGCAAAAACCCCCGGGAGGGTGGTATTCGAGAATGTCAGCTTTCATTACAATGGCTCGGGGGACGAACCCGTGCTTACGGATGTGAATATCACAGCCGAAGCAGGCCAGACGATTGCCATCCTGGGGGCAACTGGTTCGGGCAAGACCAGCCTGGTCAACCTGATCCCACGCTTATACGACCCTTCCAACGGTCAGGTGACCATCGATGGAGTGAATATCCGGGAGCTGAAGCAGGAATCGCTATTGGAAAATATTGCTATAGTACCCCAGGAGTCGGTGCTATTCAGCGGGACCGTGAGGGATAACATCCGTTATGGGCGCCCGACGGCTACAGATGAAGAAGTGATTGCCGCGGCGAAAGTCGCCCAGGCGCATGACTTTATCATGGAGTTAGCCAAGGGTTATGACAGCCATGTAGAACAACGCGGAGCAAATTTCTCTGGTGGTCAAAAGCAGCGCCTGGCAATCGCCCGAGCCTTGCTGCTGAAGCCGCGCGTGCTGATCATGGATGACAGCACCAGTGCAGTGGATGTGGAGACAGAAACCCGCATCCAGCAAGCTCTGGAGGACCAGGAATATAAGCATACGACTTTTATGGTCGCCCAGCGCATCAGCACAGTGCTCAATGCCGACAAGATCATCGTCATGGATGAGGGCCGCCTGGTAGCCCAGGGCACGCACAAGGAGCTGATGAAAACCAGCCGGATCTATCGTGAAATCTATGATTCCCAGCTTGGCAGCGGAAACCATTCCATGCGTGCCTTGTCGCCCGAGTTGGAGGAGGTGCCTCAATGA